The sequence CGCACCGGTCCCGGCGCCGACCCCGGCCGTCGCGCCGACCAAGGCCGATGCGGGGGCGCATCCCTCCTCGGCATCACGGACCGGCCCCGCAGTCCTCGTGACGCCGGCCACCGACGCCAAGCCGGCATCGGCTGTCTGCACCGCGCAGTCGCCGGCGTGCCCTGGCGGAGGCTAGCCCGGCGCGGGGTCGCGCTGGCTGTCCCGCAGCCCGCGGGGGTCGGCTTTTGCCTGTGTTTTGAGCCTTGATCGCAAGCTCCGTTGTCGGACCCCTGTGCTAGGGTGCGTCCCTCAATCCTGAAGCGAGGCGAGCATGGCGGGCAGCGTCAACAAGGTCATCCTGATCGGCAATCTCGGCCGCGACCCCGAAGTCCGGTACACCCCGAGCGGTCAGGCGGTGGCGAACTTCACCGTCGCCACCAACGAGGCGTGGACGGACAAGGCGGGCCAGAAGCAGGAACGAACCGAGTGGCACCGCATCGTCGTGTGGGGCAAGTCGGCGGAGAACTGCGGCGAGTACCTCTCCAAGGGCCGGCAGGTCTACGTCGAGGGCCGGTTGCAGACCCGCGAGTGGACGAACAAGGAAGGCGCCAAGCAGTTCACCACCGAAGTCGTTGCCAACCCCGTGGGAGGCGTCGTCTTCCTGGCCGGTGGCGACCGCGGCGGCGGAGGACGCGGGGCAGGGCGCGGATCCGGTGCACCGGCAGACGACTTCGGCGGCCCTCCTCCGGGGCTCGACGAGGCTCCTTCCGGCGGCCCGAAGCCCGCGGAGGACGACATCCCGTTCTGAGCGCCGCAAGGTCGGCGCTCAGCTTCGAGGCGGCTCGCCCGTCGTGAGCGCCAACCGGATCTCCGCCAGCGCCGCAGGGAAGGGCAATCGGCGCCGGACTGCGACGACATCGCCGTTCGCACCGCGCGCCGCCATGCGGATGGCGTCGGCCCGCTCGGGCCCGAGCAGGCGCGAGACATCGAGGCTCTTTCCCTGCTGCACACCGTCGGCCAGGTCGGAGGCGATGTCGCCGGCCGACCTCCCCAGCCGGGCGCAGAGATCCGCGAGAGTGGCGCCGGAAGCGCACAGCGCCCACAGCTCCGTCGCCGGCCGGACGCGCGCCGCTGGTCCGTAATCGGTCGGCGAAGGATGGTCGTGCCGCGCGCGCGGCTGCCCGAAGCACAGTTCGGGCTGCGAACGCGGTTCGCTGACGACCGGAGTGGTTTCGGCAGGCGGCGACTGGCGCGTGATCGCCACGACACGCTCTCCATAGCGCTGCCAGCGCCCGGGCCCGGCTCCCTTGACGGCCAGAAACCCCTTCTCGTCCTGCGGCAGCGCCCGGGCAAGCTCGCGCAACGTCGCGTCGTGGAACACGACGTACGGCGGCACCCGCGTCTCGCGTGCCAGGTCCGTCCGCAGTGCCCGTAGCTTCTCGAAGACCTGCTGGTCGTAAGGGGTGTCGTCCGCGGACGGAGCCTCGGTTTGCTTCCGTTTGCGGGGCGCTGCCGTGACCTCCTCCGGCTCGGGCGCGCGGCTTCCTTTGCAGCTCTCGCATGCGTCGCAGGAACGAGGGGAATCGTCGTCGCCGAAATACCGCAGGAGATTGTGCCTACGGCAGCCGCGCGTGTCGGCGAACCGGACCAGCCGATCGAGCATCTGGCGCTCGCGGGCGACCCTCAGCTCGAGCAGCTCGAAATCGACCGCGAGATCGTCGGCGGAGACCGAGGGCGTAGCCACGAAGAATTGACCATCGCGAGCGAGCCCGCGCTCCAGATGGCCTGCGCTCTCGAGCAACCGGACCGCGCCGGAAAGCTCTGGCGCGCTGCAACCGCAGGATCTCGCGACCTCCTCGACGGATCCCTTGAGCAACGCGCGCGCGGCCTCCCAGGCGCGCTCCACCAGGTCGCGGGATGGCCGGCCCGCCTCGATCATCCGGCGCTGCATCATCACGTCTGCGAAGTTGAAGAGGAGCAGAGCGTGGCTGCCCAGGCCGTCGCGGCCGGCGCGTCCGATCTCCTGGTAGTACGCCTCGAGGGAGCGGGGAACGTCGAAATGGGCGACGAACCGGATGTCCGCCTTGTCGACGCCCATTCCGAACGCGTTGGTGGCGACGATGACGCGCGCCTCCCCACGCACGAAGCGTTCCTGCACCGCCGTCCTCTCGGCGTCGCCCATGCCGGCGTGGTAGCCCACGGCGTCGATCTCCGAGGCGCGCAGGACGCCCACCACCTTCTCAACGTTCTTGCGCGTCGCGGCATAGACGATGCCGGGGCCGCCCGACCGCGACAGCGCGACGAGACGGCCCAGCTTGTCCTTGTCGCCGGACACGCGCAGCACCTCGATGAAGAGGTTGGGCCGGTCGAACCCGGCCACGAATACCCGCGGATCGCGCAGCTCGAGTGCGTCGGCGATGTCGCGGCGCACTTCCGGCGTCGCGGTGGCGGTCAAGGCGAGGACGCGTTCCGCGCGAACCTGCTCGCGTGCCCGGGCGAGCTGCTGGTACTCCGGCCGGAAGTCGTGTCCCCAGGCGGAGATGCAGTGCGCCTCGTCGACCGCGAGGAGCGGGACCGTGAGGTCGGCCATGGCCGAGAGGAAGGAAGCGGACTTGAACCGTTCCGGAGCCACGTACACGAGGCGGTATTCGCCCCGGCGCAGCGCGCCCTGGCGGTCCTGCCGTTCGCTCTCCGGCAGCGAGCTGTTCACGAACGTGGCCGCGATTCCGCGTGCGCGCAGCGCATCGACCTGGTCTTTCATCAGGGCGACGAGCGGCGAGACCACCACGGTGGTGCCCTCGAGCAACAGCGCCGGAAGCTGATAGCAGAGGCTCTTGCCGCCGCCCGTCGGCAGGATGGCGATGGTGGGCCGGCCGGAGAGCACCGACCGGACGATGGCCTCCTGTCCCTTGCGAAAGGCGTCGTACCCGAAATGCTGCTTCAGGGCGTCGAGCAACTCCATCTCCATTCTCCTTACCCCACGCCTTCGCGCGGAACGAGTGAAACCGCATCCGGCGGCCCGCACGCGCCTTCGACGGCACTGTGCAACCCGGCCTCTGCCAGCACCAGGTGATCGACGACGCGAACGCCGAGCGCGTGCCCGGCCTCGTCGAGGAGCAGCTGCAGCCGCTGGTCCTCGCCGGAAGGCGCCGGATCACCCGAAGGGTGGTTGTGCACGAAGACGATGGCTGGAGCGCGGTGCACCAGCGCCGGTGCGAACGCCTCGCGCGGTGAGACCGAGCACTGCGTCAGTCCTCCGCGCGCGATCTGCACGCAGCGGATCTCCTGCAGCCGCGCGTTCATCAGGACCACCCAGAATTCCTCGTGCGGGAGATGCGCGACGCGGCCCCAGAGAACCGCCGCGACGTCCCGTGCGCGCAGCAGGCGCCGGCGATCCGCGGCCGGCGCCAGCGCCACTCTCCGCCCCAGCTCGAGCGCGGCGATCACGCGCCCGGCGAGCGCAGCGTTCATCCCCGCTTCGAGCAGCAGCTCGCCCGCGCTCGCGCGCCGCAACGAAGAGAGGCCGCGCGAGAGGAGGCGGCCGGCGAGCACCTCGTCGCGGCCGCCGAGGACGACGCGCAGCAGCTCCGCATCCGGCAGCGCCGCCGCGCCCTCGCTCAGGATTCTCTCCGCCTGTCTCACGCGGTCTGGGCAATGCAGCGCACGTGCCAGGGCCGTTCCGTGGAGCGGGTTCCATTCCCAGGCTCCCGGACCGACACCCCGGTCCAGAAACGCGACCGATCAGAAGCGCGCGCTG comes from Deltaproteobacteria bacterium and encodes:
- a CDS encoding RecQ family ATP-dependent DNA helicase, whose translation is MEMELLDALKQHFGYDAFRKGQEAIVRSVLSGRPTIAILPTGGGKSLCYQLPALLLEGTTVVVSPLVALMKDQVDALRARGIAATFVNSSLPESERQDRQGALRRGEYRLVYVAPERFKSASFLSAMADLTVPLLAVDEAHCISAWGHDFRPEYQQLARAREQVRAERVLALTATATPEVRRDIADALELRDPRVFVAGFDRPNLFIEVLRVSGDKDKLGRLVALSRSGGPGIVYAATRKNVEKVVGVLRASEIDAVGYHAGMGDAERTAVQERFVRGEARVIVATNAFGMGVDKADIRFVAHFDVPRSLEAYYQEIGRAGRDGLGSHALLLFNFADVMMQRRMIEAGRPSRDLVERAWEAARALLKGSVEEVARSCGCSAPELSGAVRLLESAGHLERGLARDGQFFVATPSVSADDLAVDFELLELRVARERQMLDRLVRFADTRGCRRHNLLRYFGDDDSPRSCDACESCKGSRAPEPEEVTAAPRKRKQTEAPSADDTPYDQQVFEKLRALRTDLARETRVPPYVVFHDATLRELARALPQDEKGFLAVKGAGPGRWQRYGERVVAITRQSPPAETTPVVSEPRSQPELCFGQPRARHDHPSPTDYGPAARVRPATELWALCASGATLADLCARLGRSAGDIASDLADGVQQGKSLDVSRLLGPERADAIRMAARGANGDVVAVRRRLPFPAALAEIRLALTTGEPPRS
- a CDS encoding single-stranded DNA-binding protein, with product MAGSVNKVILIGNLGRDPEVRYTPSGQAVANFTVATNEAWTDKAGQKQERTEWHRIVVWGKSAENCGEYLSKGRQVYVEGRLQTREWTNKEGAKQFTTEVVANPVGGVVFLAGGDRGGGGRGAGRGSGAPADDFGGPPPGLDEAPSGGPKPAEDDIPF